Proteins encoded in a region of the Flavobacterium sp. MDT1-60 genome:
- a CDS encoding glycoside hydrolase family 88 protein, with protein MRKLLLILAIGFLYTTNAQQPFDKKLVLKQMILANDYFMQKWPETGKTIITNKERPSNIWTRGVYYEGLMALHEIFPKDTYYDYAYSWSEFHKWGFNSGNTTRNADNYCAAQTYIDLYNLEPDSKKLKNTKANINMLLNTAQLDDWSWIDAIQMGMPVFAKMGVLEKDNRYFEKMYQMYMYSRNKHGDNGLFNPKDGLWWRDADFDPPYKEPNGEDCYWSRGNGWVIGALAKVLTIIPENAPHREQYVKDLKAMAAALVPIQRPDGFWNVSLHDPTNFGEKETSGTALFVYGITYGINSGILKKETYLPVVQKAWNAITTESLHTNGFLGFLQSTGKEPKDGQPLSYDKIPDFEDYGLGCFLLAGSEIYKMK; from the coding sequence ATGAGAAAATTACTTTTAATCCTCGCTATAGGCTTTTTATATACGACAAATGCACAACAGCCATTTGATAAAAAACTGGTGCTGAAACAAATGATTTTGGCCAATGATTATTTTATGCAAAAATGGCCGGAAACAGGCAAAACTATTATTACCAATAAAGAACGCCCTAGTAACATTTGGACACGAGGAGTTTATTATGAAGGACTAATGGCTTTACACGAAATTTTCCCAAAAGACACCTATTATGACTATGCTTATTCCTGGTCAGAATTCCATAAATGGGGATTCAATAGCGGCAACACAACCCGCAATGCCGACAATTATTGCGCCGCGCAAACCTATATTGATTTATACAATTTAGAACCAGATTCTAAAAAACTAAAAAATACAAAAGCTAATATCAATATGCTTTTGAATACAGCTCAATTGGACGATTGGTCCTGGATTGACGCCATTCAGATGGGAATGCCGGTTTTTGCAAAAATGGGAGTTTTAGAAAAAGACAATCGTTATTTCGAAAAAATGTACCAAATGTATATGTATTCCAGAAACAAACATGGAGACAATGGACTTTTTAATCCGAAAGATGGTTTATGGTGGCGAGATGCCGATTTTGACCCTCCATACAAAGAACCAAATGGTGAAGATTGCTACTGGAGTCGTGGAAATGGATGGGTAATTGGTGCATTGGCAAAAGTATTGACCATCATTCCTGAAAATGCACCTCACAGAGAACAATATGTAAAGGATTTAAAAGCAATGGCAGCAGCGCTTGTTCCTATTCAAAGACCTGACGGATTCTGGAATGTAAGTTTACATGATCCAACAAACTTTGGCGAGAAGGAAACTTCAGGAACTGCATTATTCGTTTATGGAATAACCTATGGAATAAATAGTGGGATTTTGAAAAAAGAAACTTATTTGCCTGTAGTTCAAAAAGCGTGGAATGCAATTACAACGGAGAGTTTGCATACTAATGGATTTCTAGGCTTTTTACAATCAACCGGAAAAGAGCCTAAAGACGGTCAGCCGTTATCATACGATAAAATTCCAGATTTTGAAGATTACGGATTAGGGTGTTTTTTACTGGCTGGTTCTGAAATTTATAAAATGAAATAA
- a CDS encoding glycosyl hydrolase encodes MDHYSEEALNTYVVPFNNAFKGREGKIRAIFNDSYEVYGTDFTPNFFEEFQKLRGYDLKKQMPLLLSETDNEIGNRIKSDYRQTIGDLLLNKFDKPWTQWANSKNFKTKLQAHGSPGNLIDLYASADIPECETFGSMPFDIPGFRREKEDIREGDADPVMLKFSSSAAHVSGKNLVSSETFTWLREHFKTALSQCKPEAEDLMLNGVNHIFLHGSTYSPERAAWPGWKFYASVNFNSNNSIWEDAPALFSYIANCQSMLQQGKSDNEILLYWPIFDTWDKYQNGTLFFQFKIHSLSEWLYETSFYDTTKSLIKKGYGVDFISDNFIAEAKVVNGKVSLPGGTFKSLIIPACKKMPLSTLQKLIELKKAGANIIFEGLPESVPGFNDYQKQELELKTLLTANSELVKPTTDIFTTLENAQIYPETLVNTGLKFIRRNIDGEKIYYLVNHTPKTIDEFIPIQIGNKEVVIFDPLNRNYGNAIVKKDANTTLVKIKIEPGQSYFLKTENTVSQKKWNYYEPTAAAIPLKGNWKITFDKGGPQLPPSATISNLESWTKLGPEAEAFSGSATYALQFDNPNTKTKSWSLNLGDVRESAKVWLNDEFIGTAWSVPYNLNIRKLKSGKNTLKIQVTNLSANRIRDKELKGEEWKIFYEINMVDKDYKKFDATKWSPMPSGLLGPVTLTPLKQQN; translated from the coding sequence TTGGACCATTATTCAGAAGAAGCCTTAAATACTTACGTCGTTCCGTTTAATAATGCTTTTAAAGGCCGTGAAGGAAAAATCAGAGCAATTTTTAATGACAGTTATGAAGTTTATGGAACTGATTTTACGCCTAATTTTTTCGAAGAATTTCAAAAACTCAGAGGCTATGATTTAAAAAAACAAATGCCATTATTATTGAGTGAAACGGATAATGAAATTGGTAACCGAATAAAAAGTGATTACAGACAAACTATTGGCGATTTATTACTGAATAAATTTGACAAACCATGGACACAATGGGCAAATTCAAAAAACTTTAAAACCAAACTTCAGGCACATGGATCTCCCGGAAATTTAATTGATTTATACGCTTCCGCGGATATCCCGGAATGCGAAACTTTTGGTTCCATGCCATTTGATATTCCGGGTTTCAGACGCGAAAAAGAAGATATCCGTGAAGGAGATGCAGACCCTGTAATGCTGAAATTTTCTTCATCTGCAGCGCATGTTTCAGGAAAAAACCTTGTTTCTTCTGAAACATTTACCTGGTTGAGAGAGCATTTTAAAACAGCTTTATCACAATGCAAACCTGAAGCAGAAGATTTAATGCTAAACGGAGTCAATCATATTTTCCTTCATGGCTCAACTTATTCTCCAGAAAGAGCAGCCTGGCCGGGATGGAAATTTTATGCCTCTGTAAATTTTAATTCCAATAACAGTATCTGGGAAGATGCCCCTGCTCTATTCTCTTATATTGCAAACTGTCAGTCGATGTTGCAACAAGGAAAATCAGATAATGAAATATTACTTTATTGGCCCATTTTTGATACCTGGGACAAATATCAAAATGGAACTTTGTTTTTTCAATTCAAAATACATTCTCTATCTGAATGGTTATATGAAACTTCTTTTTATGATACAACCAAAAGTTTAATAAAAAAAGGATACGGAGTAGACTTTATTTCAGATAATTTTATTGCTGAAGCTAAAGTGGTAAACGGAAAAGTCAGTCTGCCAGGCGGAACTTTTAAATCACTGATTATTCCGGCATGTAAAAAAATGCCGCTTTCTACTTTGCAGAAACTTATTGAGTTGAAAAAAGCGGGTGCGAATATTATATTTGAAGGACTTCCGGAATCTGTTCCCGGTTTTAATGATTACCAAAAGCAGGAACTAGAGCTTAAAACACTTTTAACTGCAAACAGTGAATTGGTTAAACCAACAACTGATATATTTACAACATTAGAAAATGCTCAAATATATCCTGAAACACTTGTAAATACAGGTCTAAAATTCATTCGAAGAAATATTGACGGTGAAAAAATCTACTATCTGGTAAATCACACTCCTAAAACGATCGATGAATTTATTCCGATTCAAATTGGTAATAAAGAGGTTGTAATTTTTGATCCATTAAACAGAAATTATGGGAATGCTATTGTAAAAAAAGACGCGAATACAACATTAGTAAAAATCAAAATAGAACCAGGGCAATCTTATTTTCTAAAAACAGAAAACACGGTTTCTCAAAAGAAATGGAATTACTATGAACCAACTGCTGCTGCTATTCCGTTAAAAGGAAACTGGAAAATTACTTTTGATAAAGGCGGTCCTCAATTGCCTCCAAGTGCAACAATTTCAAATTTAGAATCCTGGACAAAATTGGGTCCTGAGGCAGAAGCTTTTTCAGGATCTGCAACGTACGCACTTCAATTTGATAATCCGAATACCAAAACAAAATCATGGAGTTTAAATTTGGGAGATGTCCGCGAAAGCGCTAAAGTTTGGCTAAATGATGAATTTATTGGTACGGCCTGGTCAGTTCCATATAATTTGAATATCAGAAAATTAAAATCTGGAAAAAATACCCTGAAAATTCAGGTTACAAATCTTTCTGCTAACCGAATTAGAGATAAAGAATTAAAAGGCGAAGAATGGAAAATTTTCTACGAAATCAATATGGTTGATAAGGATTATAAGAAATTCGATGCAACAAAATGGAGCCCAATGCCTTCAGGATTATTAGGACCTGTTACTCTAACGCCATTAAAACAACAAAACTAA
- a CDS encoding glycosyl hydrolase yields MMRFTKPNCSLILLFFYCFINSFAQETISPWPKSTNINQPWARWWWMGSAVDKPNLKKSLVDFHKAGIGGVEITPIYGVKGEESNFIDYLSPKWLEMLDYTIHISDSLHMQVDMVLGTGWPYGGSHVTLPYAATKLVVEKYQVKKNETIDRNIKLENAKEKQPAELLYVVAYGSDGSFINLTDQLKKNGSKPTDKGIDGKSVSIPNPLEPNKLKWKAKKNRLYLICCF; encoded by the coding sequence ATGATGAGATTTACTAAACCAAATTGCTCCCTTATTCTTCTGTTTTTTTATTGCTTTATAAATTCGTTTGCTCAGGAAACAATTTCTCCATGGCCAAAATCAACGAATATTAATCAGCCATGGGCGCGCTGGTGGTGGATGGGAAGTGCTGTAGACAAACCTAACTTAAAGAAGAGTCTTGTTGATTTTCATAAGGCCGGAATTGGTGGCGTAGAAATTACCCCTATCTATGGTGTTAAAGGAGAAGAAAGTAATTTCATTGATTATCTCTCTCCAAAATGGCTGGAAATGTTAGATTATACCATTCATATTTCTGACAGTCTCCATATGCAGGTTGATATGGTTTTAGGAACGGGCTGGCCTTATGGAGGTTCACATGTCACTTTGCCTTATGCTGCTACAAAGTTGGTTGTCGAAAAATACCAAGTGAAAAAGAATGAAACAATTGATCGAAATATTAAACTGGAAAACGCCAAAGAAAAACAACCTGCAGAACTGTTATATGTGGTTGCTTATGGAAGTGATGGTTCTTTTATCAACTTAACAGATCAACTGAAAAAAAATGGCTCCAAGCCAACGGATAAAGGTATTGACGGAAAATCCGTTTCTATTCCCAATCCATTAGAACCAAATAAATTAAAATGGAAAGCAAAAAAAAACAGATTATACCTTATATGCTGTTTTTAG
- a CDS encoding GntR family transcriptional regulator, translated as MIPETEHIIVNIKENSSIPKFIQVANSIAADIESGIIKTGQRLPSINELSDKNSMSRDTAEKAYKVLRDRYLVISVKGVGNFVRDINSDIKTDVFFLINKPSSYKMEVYNAFVDTIGLKGRVNMYIYYCDEQLFINSLKKNINNYNYFIIMPHFIGKGKSHVNYTPKVIKAIEAIPKEKLVILDNSYSEISGTFTAIYQDYKKDIAQALEEGVEKVKKYKKFILVYPSKSLFPYPKAVLQGFVQFCKKHQMDFEVLDEIYPDQEFDSSEAYITLEDSDLVNLIQQIRAKNLTMGVNVGVISYNETPLKALLGITVISTDFQAMGEQAAKLLLSGKKEFIKNPFQYIERNSL; from the coding sequence ATGATCCCAGAGACAGAACACATTATAGTCAACATCAAAGAAAATTCAAGCATTCCTAAATTTATTCAGGTAGCAAACAGTATAGCCGCTGATATCGAATCCGGAATAATAAAAACAGGGCAGCGCCTCCCATCAATTAATGAATTAAGTGACAAAAATTCGATGTCAAGAGATACTGCCGAAAAAGCATACAAAGTTTTACGTGACCGTTACCTCGTTATATCTGTAAAAGGAGTTGGAAACTTTGTCCGTGATATAAATTCAGATATTAAAACTGATGTTTTCTTTCTCATCAACAAACCCAGTTCTTATAAAATGGAAGTTTATAATGCTTTTGTTGATACTATAGGTCTAAAAGGACGCGTAAATATGTATATTTATTATTGCGACGAACAGCTCTTCATTAATTCCCTGAAAAAAAACATTAACAACTACAATTACTTTATCATTATGCCTCACTTTATAGGCAAAGGGAAAAGCCATGTTAACTATACTCCAAAAGTGATTAAAGCTATTGAAGCTATTCCAAAAGAAAAATTAGTAATACTTGACAATTCTTATTCTGAAATATCAGGAACTTTTACCGCTATTTATCAGGATTATAAAAAAGATATTGCTCAGGCTCTGGAAGAAGGTGTGGAGAAAGTTAAAAAGTATAAAAAATTTATACTAGTTTACCCCAGCAAATCTCTTTTTCCGTATCCTAAGGCAGTTTTACAAGGATTTGTACAATTTTGCAAAAAACATCAAATGGATTTTGAAGTTCTTGACGAAATCTATCCTGATCAGGAATTTGATTCCAGTGAAGCTTATATCACGCTTGAAGATAGTGACCTTGTAAATTTGATACAGCAAATCAGGGCGAAAAATTTGACCATGGGTGTTAATGTAGGCGTTATTTCGTATAACGAAACTCCATTGAAAGCGCTTTTAGGGATAACGGTTATTAGTACTGATTTTCAGGCAATGGGAGAACAAGCGGCGAAACTACTCCTAAGCGGTAAAAAAGAATTCATTAAAAATCCCTTCCAGTACATAGAACGGAATTCCTTATAA
- a CDS encoding TonB-dependent receptor, which produces MKNKFNLLLIMALFALLHTSGYGQNKTVTGTVTDPSKLSIPGVNVIVKGTNRGASTDFDGKYSISVAPGETLIFSFVGFIKKEQVVGASNSYNISLDAESSNLNEVVVIGYGTQKKKLTSGAISGIKTENFTERPISRIDQGLIGQVAGVRVKQTTGLPGQPFSIEIRGSGSITAGNEPLYVVDGFPIYTEGSNSNGGFSNGSPLDNMNPNDVASVEVLKDAAAAAIYGSRASNGVVIITTKKGKKGKPQFTFNTYGGVNKEANRVDMLSAQGWIDRAKTMIDGQWLGSGITGASASQTNAERIAAYNLKNPTAPLIPSNSRYYTYLYDDRWDIPGHPGLDYIDWQDKVFRTGEFSNYQLTASGATDAVNYYVSANYQKNTGYIVGTDYTLFSGRANIDVKLSDSFKMGINLAPSYSIKNDPGVEGKDNTLFKALTATPVFESAANAAGEKYTTRYAWGSSTTNMLNALARTGRNSMYRTLISGYANYQFAKSFTFKSTINFDNSDNVNESYTPNDVIASIRGAYNTYRRQNIVNENTLTYDKTFGNHSFNVLLGQSFNKYEITKSTMSSGALYNSSTIETLPAGSIGSTTAEKNTLLSYFTRLQYNFKEKYILAASIRRDGSSKFGTDRRWGTFSSLSLGWRVKQEAFLQDVDWLTELKLRASAGTNGSNNIGSYAQYATLGSFNYSLGGAAAAGQGAASIPNSDLHWEESKSIDFGLDFAFIKNRLSGTFEVYRKNNNELLLRVPTPSSSGFGTFQTNIGEVQNQGWEFEMNSLNVITPSFEWRTSANISHNENKVVALGPGQNKIEISNSFDGGIPFIKLEVGKPMYTIFGLKQDGVVSQADIDTGGTTIGGNKLVLGDPRYVDQNGDKKINSEDRIDLGNPTPKYTWGITNTFKYKDIDLNILVQGQNGGTVYGLTGRAIDRTGMGSVENSLNVDPAVRGNWRTSFGYQANSDWLYKSDYISVRNISIGYNLRQALKGIKRIDKARLYVTGENWFYWNKYKVGFNPEAVNTSASSSSDFAVPVDYGGAPLAKSLVIGLNINFN; this is translated from the coding sequence ATGAAAAACAAATTTAATCTTTTGCTGATTATGGCCTTGTTTGCACTTCTGCATACATCAGGCTATGGGCAAAACAAAACGGTTACAGGAACAGTTACGGATCCGTCCAAACTCTCTATTCCGGGAGTTAATGTAATTGTTAAGGGAACAAATCGAGGAGCGAGTACCGATTTTGATGGAAAATACAGTATTTCTGTAGCTCCGGGAGAAACTTTGATTTTTTCGTTTGTGGGATTTATCAAAAAAGAACAGGTAGTTGGAGCTTCAAATAGCTACAATATTTCCTTAGATGCTGAAAGTTCAAATTTAAATGAAGTAGTAGTTATTGGTTATGGTACCCAAAAGAAAAAATTAACTAGTGGTGCCATATCTGGAATTAAAACAGAGAATTTTACAGAAAGGCCAATTTCAAGAATAGATCAGGGTTTGATCGGACAGGTAGCAGGGGTTCGTGTTAAACAAACAACAGGTTTACCAGGACAGCCTTTTAGTATCGAAATTAGAGGTTCAGGTTCTATTACTGCCGGAAACGAGCCATTGTACGTTGTAGATGGATTTCCTATTTATACAGAGGGATCAAATTCTAATGGAGGGTTTTCAAACGGAAGTCCACTAGATAATATGAACCCTAATGATGTGGCTTCTGTTGAAGTTTTAAAAGACGCTGCAGCTGCAGCAATTTATGGTTCCCGTGCTTCTAATGGTGTGGTTATCATCACAACAAAAAAAGGTAAAAAAGGAAAGCCACAATTTACTTTTAATACATACGGAGGAGTTAATAAAGAAGCAAACAGAGTTGATATGCTCTCTGCTCAGGGATGGATTGATCGTGCAAAAACAATGATTGACGGACAGTGGCTTGGATCTGGAATTACAGGTGCTTCTGCCAGTCAGACTAATGCTGAAAGAATAGCTGCTTATAATTTAAAAAACCCAACAGCGCCTCTTATTCCAAGTAACAGCAGATATTATACGTATTTGTATGACGACAGATGGGATATTCCAGGCCACCCGGGATTAGATTATATTGATTGGCAGGATAAAGTTTTTCGTACCGGAGAATTTAGTAACTATCAGTTAACTGCTTCCGGTGCTACGGATGCTGTGAATTATTATGTTTCTGCAAACTATCAGAAAAATACAGGATATATCGTGGGAACTGATTATACTCTTTTTTCAGGAAGAGCAAATATTGATGTTAAATTATCAGATAGCTTTAAGATGGGGATCAATTTAGCGCCATCTTATTCTATTAAAAATGATCCGGGAGTTGAAGGAAAAGACAATACTTTGTTTAAAGCCCTTACCGCAACTCCGGTTTTTGAAAGCGCGGCAAATGCTGCTGGAGAAAAATACACAACACGATATGCATGGGGATCTAGTACAACAAATATGTTGAATGCTTTAGCCCGAACAGGCAGAAATTCAATGTATAGAACTTTGATTTCTGGATATGCGAATTATCAATTTGCTAAAAGTTTTACCTTCAAAAGCACCATTAACTTTGATAACTCTGATAATGTGAATGAAAGTTATACTCCAAATGATGTAATTGCCAGCATCAGAGGAGCTTATAATACATACAGAAGACAAAATATTGTCAATGAAAACACCCTTACTTATGATAAAACTTTTGGAAACCACAGTTTTAATGTGCTTTTAGGACAATCTTTTAATAAGTATGAAATTACAAAATCTACAATGTCTTCAGGAGCGCTTTATAATAGCTCAACTATAGAGACATTGCCCGCAGGATCTATCGGTTCAACAACTGCCGAAAAAAACACATTACTTTCTTATTTTACCCGTCTTCAGTACAATTTCAAGGAAAAATATATTCTGGCAGCAAGTATAAGACGTGATGGTTCTTCGAAATTTGGTACTGATAGAAGATGGGGAACTTTTTCATCTCTTTCTCTGGGATGGAGAGTAAAACAAGAAGCATTTTTACAGGATGTTGACTGGTTAACAGAATTAAAATTAAGAGCCAGTGCAGGTACAAACGGAAGTAATAATATTGGAAGTTATGCTCAGTATGCAACCCTTGGGTCATTCAATTATTCACTTGGTGGTGCAGCGGCAGCTGGTCAGGGAGCAGCCTCAATTCCGAATTCAGACTTACATTGGGAAGAATCAAAAAGTATAGATTTTGGATTGGATTTCGCATTCATAAAAAACAGACTTAGCGGAACATTTGAAGTCTATAGAAAAAATAATAACGAATTACTTTTAAGAGTTCCAACTCCGAGTTCTTCCGGGTTTGGAACATTTCAAACCAACATTGGTGAAGTGCAAAATCAGGGATGGGAATTTGAGATGAACTCTTTAAACGTTATAACACCTAGTTTTGAATGGAGAACATCAGCAAATATTAGCCATAACGAAAATAAAGTGGTGGCTTTAGGTCCGGGTCAAAACAAAATTGAAATTAGTAATTCTTTTGATGGAGGAATCCCTTTTATAAAATTAGAAGTTGGCAAGCCAATGTATACCATTTTTGGATTAAAACAAGATGGAGTAGTTAGTCAGGCGGATATAGATACAGGTGGAACCACTATTGGCGGGAACAAATTGGTTCTTGGAGATCCAAGATATGTAGATCAGAACGGAGATAAAAAAATTAACTCAGAAGATCGTATAGATTTAGGAAATCCAACTCCTAAATATACGTGGGGAATTACGAATACTTTTAAATACAAAGACATTGATTTGAATATTTTAGTTCAGGGACAAAATGGAGGAACAGTTTACGGATTAACAGGTCGCGCTATTGACCGTACCGGAATGGGATCTGTGGAGAATTCTCTAAACGTTGACCCTGCAGTTAGAGGAAACTGGAGAACTTCTTTTGGTTATCAGGCAAACTCTGACTGGTTATATAAATCAGACTATATAAGTGTTAGGAATATTTCTATCGGATATAATTTAAGACAAGCATTAAAAGGAATTAAAAGAATTGATAAAGCAAGATTATATGTAACAGGTGAGAACTGGTTTTATTGGAACAAATACAAAGTTGGTTTTAACCCCGAAGCGGTAAATACTTCAGCAAGTTCAAGCTCTGATTTTGCTGTACCAGTTGATTACGGTGGAGCGCCTTTGGCAAAATCTTTAGTTATCGGACTTAACATTAATTTTAATTAA
- a CDS encoding RagB/SusD family nutrient uptake outer membrane protein — MKKYIYLMAGAVLFALTSCTDELNQLPLSQGTIENFYATPGDFVQARNATYSVAFHGAGTYGYANRVLNLSEVRSDNLLATTTASRDWEGINSFYTSISSNTYVKEAYTSNYNAIYKANQLLEKLAEKGDAIFTNPADKTAMVAEARFLRAFCYFDLIRWFGRVPLIDRTMTVQEASKVGRTPVTEIYDLILSDLNLAIAGLSPTYDAANFGRVTKYGAKSLLGLVYMTRSSPKYGIDGAMLGLNEWDKAYKELNDIKISGLYTFGTDYAAIFKTEGLANKENVLTIPYTQNISTPVGGNFMVEVGYEPYFASVNLSAQGSLEAKPISKGFLNMFAATDKRKIAGIATSYTVASGTYKGSYTEPVFIKYIDPTRYGNGREDWGVDFMVTRYTDVLMLMAECTLHGGGGTQADVDAIVNQVRTRAGVPANAVNITLDQLFDERRKEFFSEGTRWFDLIRSGKAVTIMNAWRIAEDTGNKIRVIDNNSLLYPIPLQELLAVPGLYDQNPGYD, encoded by the coding sequence ATGAAAAAATATATTTATTTAATGGCAGGCGCTGTATTATTTGCGCTGACATCTTGTACAGATGAGTTGAATCAATTGCCGTTATCACAAGGGACAATTGAGAATTTTTATGCTACTCCGGGTGACTTTGTTCAGGCGAGAAACGCCACTTATTCAGTAGCTTTTCACGGAGCAGGAACCTATGGTTATGCAAACAGGGTTTTGAATCTGAGCGAAGTAAGATCTGATAACTTGTTGGCAACAACAACAGCATCAAGAGATTGGGAGGGAATCAATAGTTTTTATACTTCTATCAGTTCTAATACTTATGTAAAAGAGGCTTATACAAGTAATTATAATGCAATATACAAAGCAAATCAGTTATTGGAAAAACTTGCAGAAAAAGGAGACGCAATTTTTACAAATCCTGCAGACAAAACAGCAATGGTGGCTGAAGCTCGTTTTCTAAGAGCGTTTTGTTATTTTGATTTGATCAGATGGTTTGGAAGAGTTCCGTTAATTGACAGAACAATGACGGTTCAGGAAGCCTCTAAAGTGGGCAGAACTCCCGTAACTGAAATTTATGATTTAATTCTTTCTGATTTGAATTTGGCTATTGCAGGTCTTAGCCCGACTTATGATGCTGCTAATTTTGGAAGAGTAACGAAATATGGTGCAAAATCGTTATTAGGTTTGGTATACATGACACGCTCTAGTCCAAAATACGGAATTGATGGCGCAATGCTTGGATTAAACGAATGGGATAAAGCGTATAAAGAGTTAAATGATATTAAGATAAGTGGATTATACACTTTCGGAACAGATTACGCAGCCATTTTTAAAACAGAAGGTCTTGCAAACAAAGAGAATGTATTAACTATTCCGTATACACAAAATATTTCAACTCCGGTTGGAGGAAATTTTATGGTTGAAGTTGGATACGAGCCTTATTTTGCTTCGGTAAATTTATCTGCACAGGGATCTTTAGAAGCTAAACCAATTTCGAAAGGGTTTTTAAATATGTTTGCTGCGACAGATAAAAGAAAAATTGCGGGTATTGCTACAAGTTATACAGTAGCTTCGGGAACTTACAAAGGAAGTTATACAGAGCCGGTTTTCATAAAATATATAGACCCGACAAGATACGGAAACGGTCGTGAGGACTGGGGTGTCGATTTTATGGTAACTCGTTACACTGATGTTTTGATGTTAATGGCAGAATGTACATTACATGGCGGTGGTGGAACTCAGGCAGATGTAGATGCAATTGTTAATCAGGTTAGAACCAGAGCGGGTGTACCGGCAAATGCTGTAAATATCACTTTGGATCAATTGTTTGATGAAAGAAGAAAAGAATTCTTTTCAGAAGGTACAAGATGGTTTGATTTAATCAGATCAGGAAAAGCGGTGACCATTATGAATGCATGGAGAATAGCTGAGGATACAGGTAATAAAATTAGAGTAATTGATAATAATTCATTATTGTATCCTATTCCATTGCAGGAGCTTTTGGCCGTTCCTGGACTTTACGATCAAAATCCTGGATATGATTAA